Proteins found in one Deltaproteobacteria bacterium genomic segment:
- a CDS encoding amidohydrolase, which translates to MAILLKTFCNVMESKFRHRNKTRSKAIPTIDADAHVLETEQTWEYMDGADKKYRPKLVGSTEGDSKDEYWLVDGTLRLKSGNVGRNTPQASREMRDVAARLRHMDELKVDIQVLYPTLFLIPLTPRPEVELALSRGYNRWLADLWKQAKERLRWAAVVPLMTMDQALAEARFAKENGACAIFMRGTEGERLLSDPYFFPLYEEAQRLDIAIGVHAANGSATLYNYYKYESVGFSKFKLNCVGGFHSMVMDRIPDRFPKLRIGFLEISAEWLPYTYTDLAKRYRMKGKELSRDFLKQDRIFVACETTDDIPYIVSKLGDDNIVIGSDYAHADSATELMALANLSADPRLTPALAKKIVSDNAMALYGL; encoded by the coding sequence ATGGCCATATTGCTCAAAACATTTTGCAATGTTATGGAGTCTAAGTTTCGTCATCGCAATAAAACGAGGAGTAAAGCAATACCGACCATCGACGCCGACGCGCATGTCTTAGAAACCGAACAAACTTGGGAATACATGGACGGAGCGGATAAGAAATACCGCCCAAAACTCGTCGGCTCCACTGAGGGCGATTCCAAGGACGAGTACTGGCTGGTCGACGGCACGCTGAGATTAAAATCCGGCAACGTCGGCCGCAACACGCCACAGGCGTCGCGCGAGATGCGCGACGTGGCGGCGCGCTTGCGACACATGGACGAGCTCAAGGTCGACATTCAGGTGCTCTACCCGACGCTGTTTTTGATTCCGCTGACGCCGCGTCCCGAGGTCGAACTCGCGCTTAGCCGCGGCTACAATCGCTGGCTCGCCGATCTATGGAAGCAGGCCAAGGAGCGGCTGCGTTGGGCCGCGGTGGTGCCGCTGATGACCATGGACCAGGCGCTCGCCGAGGCGCGCTTCGCCAAAGAGAACGGCGCCTGCGCGATCTTCATGCGTGGCACCGAGGGCGAGCGGCTGCTCAGCGATCCCTATTTTTTTCCGCTCTACGAAGAGGCCCAGCGTCTAGACATCGCCATCGGCGTCCACGCCGCCAACGGCAGCGCGACGCTCTACAACTATTATAAATACGAGAGCGTCGGCTTTTCAAAATTTAAATTGAACTGCGTCGGCGGCTTTCACTCCATGGTGATGGATAGAATCCCGGACCGCTTTCCCAAACTGCGCATCGGCTTTCTCGAAATCAGCGCCGAGTGGCTGCCTTACACCTACACCGACTTGGCCAAACGCTACCGCATGAAGGGTAAAGAGCTTAGCCGGGATTTCCTCAAGCAAGACCGCATCTTCGTCGCCTGCGAAACCACCGACGATATTCCCTACATCGTCAGCAAGCTCGGCGACGACAACATCGTCATCGGCTCCGACTACGCCCACGCCGACAGTGCAACGGAGTTGATGGCGCTGGCCAACCTGAGCGCCGACCCGCGTCTCACTCCGGCGCTGGCGAAAAAGATCGTCAGCGACAATGCCATGGCGCTGTACGGGTTGTAG